The Plasmodium vinckei vinckei genome assembly, chromosome: PVVCY_06 genome contains a region encoding:
- a CDS encoding PIR protein CIR protein: MDPNGLCESFLVADRLINGEKAYTTIEELSKQPKFYQHCRNRNCATDIDKIAALSTYLFLGINALNNNENTEYFLMWLSDKLFRMHTKGKTKRQIKKITLDEAYKMYLEKDMGNFRYWNLLDNVMGLKNANLRHMNEFYKLLNHICKTIIYLKHGYTESTDLLQNSTNSFNQYMLLYQNVSKCNSYLHLLDNLKKTYENFRTIIKKDYPSLAIYLQTLTTIEHADSYFAKDFKKFDFSDSKCKSRYDYKILDKFTQAKTQGKQKDNGTNGDSNNQSSQPQFSGDQTPSPPVETGDSPSMPDNGADTSGGINISVGDTQNKTNPKGNEQKDSGGDTRNQKSHPSNPINPNDDTPISGTNQGGEPGDGSVDKSNGVQINQGGSESSNDGTRNTDNKSSNAGRAQGDQGNSVDGSGSGSKGPDSGPGTSETQSTSWSFFGIGSYISTIASKGKEQLNNAVTSLETIKKKVTETTNTLQNLYSRSVSNIQAAYDKSRSLLYDAIDNINSYSKQIGNIFIQNDDHSGSDDTKNGLPKSNDPSQTSIDPPAIIPPDLSNPQNQAPTPPQYHPPPTSPQLPSLPNSSPILPLDPSKDPLQQKQSPPQLQYITQQPTQTNSSNQQTVVQLLKLPNSDPISRAPWNIIPSTWNGSGDCKSKINLMSATLLCCTSEQCSLTGVSVTFILIPIILLIVHKYLSSVWRKEIKRKKNMKKVINSIGGKRPMKIIIKSVDMKKMETSVINLVRRKKKSLLNIYKLMQADPVPFINLFFLLIFFVYKRKRDFIEL, translated from the exons ATGGACCCCAATGGATtg TGTGAGTCATTTCTTGTAGCTGATAGGCTTATTAATGGTGAAAAGGCCTATACTACAATCGAGGAACTTAGCAAACAACCAAAATTCTATCAACATTGTCGTAACAGAAATTGTGCAACAGATATCGATAAAATTGCTGCTTTGAGCacgtatttatttttgggTATCAATGCACTTAATAACAACGAAAATacagaatattttttgatgtGGCTAAgtgataaattatttaggATGCACACCAAAGGGAAAACAAAACGgcaaatcaaaaaaattactttAGATGAGGCTTATAAGATGTATTTAGAGAAAGATATGGGAAATTTTAGATATTGGAATCTTTTAGATAATGTAATGGGTTTGAAAAATGCTAATCTTAGACATATGAACGAATTTTATAAGTTACTTAACcatatatgtaaaacaattatatatctTAAACATGGTTATACCGAATCTACAGACCTTCTCCAGAACTCTACCAATAGTTTTAATCAATATATGCTCCTTTATCAAAATGTTTCTAAGTGTAATTCATATCTTCATTTATtggataatttaaaaaaaacatatgaaaattttagaACTATTATTAAGAAAGATTATCCAAGTTTAGCAATTTATCTCCAAACACTTACAACGATAGAACATGCCGATTCATATTTTGCGAaagattttaaaaaatttgactTCAGTGATTCAAAATGTAAATCACGATatgattataaaatattagacAAATTTACGCAAGCCAAAACTCAAGGGAAGCAAAAAGATAATGGAACAAATGGGGATAGCAATAATCAAAGCAGTCAACCACAATTTTCAGGAGATCAAACACCAAGCCCCCCCGTGGAAACAGGAGATTCACCAAGTATGCCTGATAATGGAGCAGATACATCAGGaggtataaatatttcagtAGGCGATACtcaaaacaaaacaaacCCTAAAGGAAATGAGCAAAAAGATTCAGGGGGTGACACAAGAAATCAAAAGAGTCACCCAAGTAATCCAATCAATCCAAACGACGACACCCCAATTTCAGGTACCAATCAAGGAGGTGAACCAGGAGATGGATCGGTTGATAAATCAAATGGTGTTCAAATAAATCAAGGAGGATCAGAAAGTTCAAATGATGGAACAAGAAATACAGATAATAAATCATCAAATGCAGGCAGGGCACAAGGGGATCAAGGAAATTCTGTTGATGGATCAGGTAGTGGATCAAAAGGTCCAGATAGTGGTCCAGGAACATCAGAAACTCAAAGTACGTCATGGTCATTTTTTGGTATTGGGTCATACATTTCTACGATCGCATCAAAAGGCAAGGaacaattaaataatgcTGTCACTTCGCTTGAAacgattaaaaaaaaagttacaGAAACCACGAATACTcttcaaaatttatatagtaGATCTGTGTCTAATATACAAGCTGCTTACGACAAATCGAGgagtttattatatgacgctattgataatataaatagctATTCTAAACAAATAggcaatatttttatacaaaatgatGATCACTCAGGATCAGATGACACAAAGAACGGATTACCCAAATCTAATGACCCATCACAAACCTCAATAGATCCACCAGCAATTATACCTCCAGATCTATCAAATCCACAAAATCAAGCACCAACTCCTCCACAATATCATCCACCACCAACATCACCACAACTTCCTTCGCTACCAAATTCATCGCCAATCCTACCACTAGATCCATCAAAAGATCCATTACAACAAAAACAATCACCTCCCCAATTGCAATATATCACACAGCAGCCTACACAAACCAATTCATCTAATCAACAAACAGTTGTTCAATTGTTAAAATTACCAAATTCTGACCCCATTTCGAGAGCCCCCTGGAATATAATTCCATCTACATGGAATGGATCAGGGGATTGTAAatctaaaataaatttgatgAGTGCCACATTATTGTGTTGCACATCTGAGCAGTGTAGTTTAACTGGAGTTTCGgttacatttattttaatacccattattttattaattgtccataag tATTTGTCATCTGTATGGAGAAAGGAaataaagagaaaaaaaaacatgaaaaAGGTTATAAATTCAATTGGGGGAAAAAGAccgatgaaaataattataaaatcagttgatatgaaaaaaatggaaactTCTGTTATAAACCTCGTtcgaagaaaaaaaaaatcactattaaatatatacaaacttATGCAGGCAGATCCTGtaccatttattaatttattttttttgttgattttttttgtttataaaagaaagCGCGATTTCAtagaattataa